In the genome of Nocardia sp. NBC_00416, one region contains:
- a CDS encoding CaiB/BaiF CoA transferase family protein, with amino-acid sequence MTANRAAGRHGFPAGPPLADYVVVDLSSGIAGAYCTKLLADAGARVIAAEPPGGNPLRRWSASGAVIESGSDGALFAFLGGTKHSIVTDPALTADRELLDRLLAEADAVVWSPGPGPADLPEYSPAVLRDRHPHLVVTAITPFGLDGPWAGRPATEFTLQAWSGGIVGLGRGAPDRAPLHIGGDVGEWFAGAHAAASTLTARHRTLTTGTGELVDLSVLETQILGLSYYPVSFYDTVNRPFRTQRRLSRPGVATAADGLIAVGCGTAQQWFDLCVMVGHPEWIDEDPTPAITERANEKAGEIAAWFAAHKVAEIRDLATAFRIPNSPVADGANVTELDQHRARDFFTVNPRDGFVQPGPPFRTVPAVLRDPEPAPRLGEHTDHYRGRRHSAAPDRRDRQAPTGSAQPLPFQGLRVLDMTTFWAGPSCTHFLALQGADVIHVESAQRPDGTRLIAGVPLDEDRWWEKSGIFSGLNTNKRGITVDFRGAPGREILRRLVASCDVVVENYTPRVVEQLGLDYDTVRTLRPDAIMVRMPGFGLDGPWRDNPAFAYVIEDASGLTTRTGYPDQNPVEPYSLGDPNAGVHALVALLLALEHRRRTGEGMLVEAAMVDAALNITAEQVIEYSAYGALLERTGNRGPHAAPQNLYRAAGLDEFGRPDTWIALAVTTDDQWAALVEVLGAPEWAAGSRLRTVAGRRAAHDEIDEHLTAWFAQRAAGEIVDRLWGAGIPVAEVLQPHRQAEIPQLGHRGFFEPVEHPVNPAARHSTVAARFSAGPGKYHRVHAPLLGQDNHAVLTELGYSAADITALEDGGVVGGTPKF; translated from the coding sequence ATGACAGCGAATCGGGCCGCGGGCCGGCATGGTTTCCCGGCGGGGCCGCCCCTGGCGGATTACGTCGTGGTCGATCTGTCGAGTGGGATCGCCGGCGCCTACTGCACCAAACTCCTCGCCGACGCCGGGGCCCGGGTGATCGCCGCCGAACCGCCGGGCGGCAATCCGCTGCGGCGCTGGTCGGCATCGGGTGCGGTCATCGAATCCGGTTCGGACGGCGCACTGTTCGCCTTCCTCGGCGGAACCAAGCACAGCATCGTGACCGATCCGGCGCTGACCGCGGACCGGGAGTTGCTCGACCGCCTGCTCGCCGAGGCCGACGCGGTGGTGTGGTCGCCCGGACCCGGCCCCGCCGACCTCCCGGAGTACAGTCCCGCCGTACTGCGCGACCGCCATCCGCATCTCGTCGTCACCGCGATCACGCCGTTCGGCCTCGACGGCCCCTGGGCTGGACGACCGGCCACCGAGTTCACCCTGCAGGCCTGGTCGGGCGGGATAGTCGGCCTGGGCCGGGGCGCTCCCGACCGTGCACCCCTGCACATCGGCGGTGACGTCGGCGAGTGGTTCGCCGGGGCTCACGCGGCGGCGAGCACGCTCACCGCCCGGCACCGGACGCTGACGACAGGGACCGGTGAACTCGTCGATCTGTCGGTTCTGGAAACTCAGATCCTGGGCCTGTCCTACTACCCGGTGTCCTTCTACGACACCGTGAACCGTCCGTTCCGCACCCAACGGCGGCTGAGCCGCCCCGGTGTCGCGACGGCCGCCGACGGACTGATCGCGGTCGGGTGCGGCACCGCCCAGCAATGGTTCGATCTGTGCGTCATGGTCGGGCATCCGGAATGGATCGACGAAGACCCCACTCCGGCCATCACCGAACGCGCGAACGAGAAGGCCGGCGAGATCGCCGCGTGGTTCGCCGCGCACAAGGTGGCCGAGATCCGCGATCTGGCCACGGCTTTCCGCATCCCGAACAGTCCCGTGGCCGACGGTGCGAATGTCACCGAACTGGATCAGCACCGTGCCCGCGACTTCTTCACTGTGAATCCGCGCGACGGTTTCGTCCAGCCCGGGCCACCGTTCCGGACCGTCCCCGCCGTACTACGCGATCCCGAACCAGCGCCCCGGCTCGGCGAGCACACCGACCACTACCGCGGCCGACGGCACTCCGCCGCACCGGATCGCCGCGATCGGCAGGCTCCCACCGGGTCCGCGCAACCGCTCCCGTTCCAGGGGCTGCGGGTGCTCGATATGACGACCTTCTGGGCGGGCCCCTCCTGCACCCATTTCCTGGCCCTGCAGGGCGCGGACGTGATCCATGTCGAATCGGCGCAGCGCCCCGACGGCACCCGGCTGATCGCGGGGGTACCGCTCGACGAGGACCGGTGGTGGGAGAAATCCGGGATCTTCTCCGGTCTCAATACGAACAAACGCGGTATCACCGTCGATTTCCGTGGCGCGCCGGGGCGCGAGATCCTGCGGCGGCTGGTCGCCTCCTGCGATGTCGTCGTGGAGAACTACACCCCGCGCGTCGTCGAACAACTGGGCCTGGATTACGACACTGTCCGCACCCTGCGCCCGGACGCGATCATGGTCAGGATGCCGGGGTTCGGTCTCGACGGCCCGTGGCGCGACAATCCGGCCTTCGCCTATGTGATCGAGGACGCCTCCGGTCTCACCACACGCACCGGGTATCCGGACCAGAACCCGGTCGAGCCCTACAGCCTCGGCGACCCGAACGCCGGGGTGCACGCACTGGTCGCCCTGCTGCTCGCCCTCGAACACCGTCGCCGCACCGGGGAGGGCATGCTGGTGGAGGCGGCCATGGTCGATGCCGCACTGAACATCACGGCCGAGCAGGTCATCGAATACTCGGCCTATGGCGCGCTGCTCGAACGCACCGGCAATCGGGGGCCGCACGCCGCGCCGCAGAACCTGTACCGCGCCGCCGGGCTCGACGAATTCGGCCGGCCCGACACCTGGATCGCGCTCGCCGTCACCACCGACGACCAGTGGGCGGCCCTCGTCGAGGTCCTGGGGGCTCCCGAGTGGGCGGCGGGGTCCCGGCTGCGCACCGTCGCGGGCCGACGGGCCGCGCACGACGAGATCGACGAACACCTTACGGCCTGGTTCGCCCAGCGCGCGGCCGGGGAGATCGTGGATCGGCTCTGGGGCGCCGGGATCCCGGTCGCCGAGGTTCTGCAACCGCATCGTCAGGCCGAGATCCCCCAGCTCGGCCATCGCGGATTCTTCGAACCGGTCGAACACCCGGTCAACCCGGCCGCCCGCCACAGTACGGTGGCGGCCCGTTTCTCCGCCGGCCCCGGCAAATACCACCGTGTCCACGCACCGCTACTCGGGCAGGACAACCACGCGGTGCTGACCGAACTCGGATACAGCGCAGCCGATATCACGGCGCTGGAGGACGGCGGGGTGGTGGGCGGGACACCGAAGTTCTGA